In a genomic window of Gloeothece verrucosa PCC 7822:
- a CDS encoding amidohydrolase family protein — protein MINGYKIIDADSHVIEPPEIWARYLDSKFKDFAPSRDMKVKGELITEKISLQVQEEGNKQMMQAHPHAYLNRYNPESHVQAMVQMGIDIAFIYPTCGLWLFAIDTLPAEVVGAFTDAYNTWLYEEFCRYDPERLKGVGAINFHDPEKMVKEVHRIANWGWKAVFLRPNPVKGRILSDLSYDPFWTACEELNIAVSIHEGTHSRLPTTGADRFNTRFALHACSHPMEQMMALLTLIEGGVLERHPKLKVGFLESGCGWLPYWLWRLDEEYKNLYWEVKDCVKILPSEYFRRQCYIAVERSEPYLSQIIEYIGSDNLIFGSDYPHMDHNPDVVIDMVAFEGQLSKPVLQKILWYNSKKFYGLISIE, from the coding sequence ATGATCAACGGCTACAAAATTATTGATGCAGATTCCCATGTTATTGAACCTCCCGAAATCTGGGCAAGATACCTTGACTCAAAATTTAAAGACTTTGCCCCCTCCCGAGACATGAAAGTTAAAGGAGAACTAATTACCGAAAAAATCTCCTTACAAGTCCAAGAAGAAGGCAATAAGCAGATGATGCAAGCTCATCCTCATGCTTATCTCAACCGCTACAACCCTGAGTCCCATGTTCAAGCAATGGTACAAATGGGGATAGATATTGCCTTTATCTATCCTACCTGTGGTCTGTGGCTTTTTGCGATCGATACTTTGCCAGCAGAAGTGGTAGGGGCGTTCACCGATGCTTATAATACTTGGCTATACGAAGAATTTTGTCGCTATGATCCTGAGCGCTTAAAAGGAGTCGGCGCGATTAATTTTCATGACCCAGAGAAGATGGTTAAAGAAGTACACCGCATTGCCAACTGGGGCTGGAAAGCAGTTTTTTTGCGCCCTAATCCCGTTAAAGGTAGAATTTTGAGCGATTTGTCCTATGATCCGTTTTGGACAGCTTGCGAAGAGTTAAACATCGCAGTGAGCATTCATGAAGGTACTCATAGCCGCTTACCGACTACGGGGGCAGATAGGTTTAATACCCGTTTTGCACTTCATGCCTGTTCTCACCCGATGGAACAAATGATGGCTCTGTTGACATTAATTGAAGGAGGGGTTTTAGAGCGTCATCCTAAGCTTAAAGTGGGGTTTTTGGAGTCGGGTTGTGGTTGGCTTCCCTATTGGTTATGGCGATTAGATGAGGAATACAAAAATTTATATTGGGAAGTGAAAGATTGTGTAAAAATACTTCCCTCAGAATATTTCCGCCGTCAATGTTATATTGCCGTTGAGCGTTCTGAACCTTATCTTTCTCAAATAATTGAATATATTGGCTCGGATAATTTAATTTTTGGCTCTGATTATCCCCACATGGATCATAACCCCGATGTTGTTATTGATATGGTCGCTTTTGAAGGACAATTATCTAAACCTGTTCTTCAAAAAATTCTATGGTATAATTCTAAAAAGTTTTATGGTTTAATATCAATAGAGTGA